In the genome of Candidatus Hydrogenedens sp., one region contains:
- a CDS encoding diaminopimelate decarboxylase yields the protein MEQLFFLSEEEVLHIQENYGTPIFVYDEQSMFKSAQEVLSFPHAFGFTARFAMKALPTRKILQKFHKWGLHIDASSEYEAERALRAGIPPQHIQITAQQLPINLKMFVEKGVLFNACSLQQLKIYGEMFPGTEVSVRINPGLGSGSSNRTNVGGPSSSFGIWHEYLDKVYEVANKYNLKITGLHTHIGSGSDPEVWVHCAHLALDTASKMPDVTRLSLGGGYKVARMADEKTANLQEIGKRILPSFYEFEKKYGRKLHLEIEPGTYLVALAGSLICSVIDVVDTGPSGYRFIKVDSGMTENVRPSMYGALHPLVLVSKHNNASQGEYPYIVSGHCCESGDIFTPQRGDPESLEPRMLKEATIGDALVVEGAGAYCSSQSCKNYNSFPECGEILRKGPFDYEWIRKFQTLEQMIQNEL from the coding sequence ATGGAACAGTTGTTTTTCTTATCTGAGGAAGAAGTATTGCATATTCAGGAAAACTATGGAACCCCCATTTTTGTTTACGATGAACAAAGTATGTTTAAATCGGCTCAAGAAGTTTTATCATTTCCCCATGCCTTTGGTTTTACCGCTCGTTTTGCAATGAAAGCACTACCTACTCGCAAAATTCTGCAGAAATTTCACAAGTGGGGATTACATATAGATGCCAGTAGTGAATATGAAGCAGAAAGGGCTCTTCGTGCTGGTATTCCCCCTCAACATATACAAATAACAGCACAGCAACTCCCTATAAATCTCAAAATGTTCGTAGAGAAGGGCGTTTTATTTAATGCATGTTCTCTCCAACAATTAAAAATATATGGAGAAATGTTCCCCGGAACAGAAGTGAGTGTTCGAATAAATCCTGGATTAGGCTCAGGCTCTTCTAATCGCACTAACGTCGGAGGACCGTCATCAAGTTTCGGAATTTGGCATGAATATTTGGACAAGGTGTATGAAGTTGCGAATAAATATAACTTAAAAATCACTGGCTTACATACACATATTGGTTCTGGTTCTGACCCTGAGGTATGGGTTCATTGTGCTCATTTAGCATTAGATACAGCAAGTAAGATGCCAGATGTAACTCGTCTTAGTCTTGGAGGTGGATACAAAGTCGCAAGAATGGCTGATGAAAAAACTGCAAATCTACAAGAAATAGGTAAAAGAATCCTTCCCTCCTTTTATGAGTTTGAAAAAAAATATGGTAGAAAACTTCATCTTGAAATTGAACCAGGAACATATTTAGTGGCACTTGCTGGTTCTTTAATTTGTAGTGTAATTGATGTGGTTGATACAGGACCTTCAGGTTACCGATTTATCAAAGTTGATTCTGGAATGACTGAAAATGTCCGCCCATCAATGTATGGTGCATTACACCCACTTGTACTCGTATCTAAGCATAATAATGCTTCACAAGGAGAATATCCTTACATTGTTTCAGGACATTGTTGCGAAAGTGGAGACATCTTTACTCCACAACGAGGTGACCCTGAAAGTTTAGAGCCACGAATGTTAAAAGAGGCTACCATTGGTGACGCTTTGGTTGTCGAAGGTGCCGGTGCTTATTGTTCCAGTCAATCCTGCAAAAACTACAATTCCTTTCCTGAATGTGGAGAAATCCTCAGGAAAGGTCCATTTGATTACGAGTGGATACGCAAATTCCAAACATTGGAACAGATGATTCAAAATGAATTATAA
- a CDS encoding 3-ketoacyl-ACP reductase: protein MNNLTALITGASRGIGKGIASILAQNGYNIIAIARSPQGLEKLKDEIETKYKVKCYPFSLNIEHLKEQDDWFLKEVHNLPEIDLLVNNAGIAPERRMDILECIPESYDHVLSTNLRGPFFFTQKIAKRMIQTRIEKKQIPYNPRIIFITSISSNTASPSRAEYCISKAGLSMTAQLYAVRLSEYNIPVFEIRPGIIMTDMTEPVKEKYDKLIQEGLLLQKRWGTPEDIGKCVKAIADGLFDYATGSIFEISGGFSVLRL, encoded by the coding sequence ATGAATAACCTAACTGCGTTAATTACAGGTGCCAGCAGAGGTATTGGGAAAGGGATAGCCTCGATTTTGGCACAAAATGGATATAATATTATTGCTATTGCCCGAAGTCCACAAGGGCTTGAAAAATTAAAAGATGAAATTGAAACAAAATATAAAGTAAAGTGTTATCCTTTTTCTTTAAATATCGAACATCTTAAAGAACAGGATGATTGGTTTTTAAAAGAAGTTCATAATCTTCCTGAAATCGACTTATTAGTAAATAATGCAGGAATTGCTCCTGAACGTCGCATGGATATTTTAGAGTGTATCCCTGAAAGTTACGACCATGTATTAAGCACAAATTTACGAGGACCTTTCTTCTTCACTCAAAAAATAGCCAAGCGAATGATACAGACACGGATAGAAAAAAAACAGATACCATATAACCCACGGATTATTTTTATAACAAGCATCTCTTCAAATACTGCATCACCAAGCCGAGCAGAGTATTGTATAAGCAAAGCAGGTCTCAGCATGACTGCTCAATTATATGCAGTCCGTTTATCTGAATATAACATCCCTGTTTTTGAAATTCGCCCAGGAATTATCATGACAGATATGACAGAACCTGTAAAGGAAAAATACGACAAACTAATTCAAGAAGGTCTGCTTCTTCAAAAACGATGGGGAACTCCAGAAGACATAGGGAAATGTGTTAAAGCCATAGCAGATGGTTTGT